The following are encoded together in the Cynocephalus volans isolate mCynVol1 chromosome 4, mCynVol1.pri, whole genome shotgun sequence genome:
- the LOC134375875 gene encoding olfactory receptor 10D1B-like, with the protein MRNLSVVTEFILLGIPHTEGLEPMLFVLFSSFYILTLMGNLLILLAIVSCTRLHTPMYFFLCKLSVCDIFFPSVSSPKMLLYLSGNSRAVSYEGCVSQLFFYHFLGCTECFLYTVMAYDRFIAICHPLRYTSIMSHRVCAILAMGTSFFGCIQATFLTTLTFQLPYCGPNEVDYYFCDIPVMLKLACADTSGLELVGFISVGLMPLSCFLLILSSYSCIVCFILQIRSAKGRRHTFSTCSAHLAAILLFYMPVVLIYLWPTPSPWMDATVQVMNNLVTPMLNPLIYSLRNQEVKSSLRKVLHRLGFLPEQLEREIGS; encoded by the coding sequence ATGAGGAATCTCTCGGTGGTGACCGAGTTTATTCTGCTGGGCATCCCGCACACAGAGGGTCTGGAGCCCATGCTCTTTGTCCTGTTTTCGTCCTTCTACATCCTCACCCTGATGGGGAACCTGCTCATCCTCTTGGCAATCGTCTCCTGCACTCGGCTTCACactcccatgtacttcttcctgtGCAAGCTGTCTGTGTGTGACATATTTTTCCCTTCTGTGAGTTCCCCCAAGATGCTGCTCTACCTCTCAGGGAACAGCCGAGCCGTCTCCTATGAAGGCTGCGTGTCCCAGCTCTTCTTTTACCATTTCCTCGGCTGCACTGAGTGTTTCCTGTACACGGTGATGGCCTACGACCGTTTTATTGCCATATGTCACCCTCTACGCTACACGAGCATCATGAGCCACAGAGTGTGTGCCATCCTGGCCATGGGGACCTCATTTTTTGGCTGCATTCAGGCCACCTTTCTAACCACTCTCACCTTCCAATTGCCCTACTGTGGCCCCAATGAGGTAGACTATTACTTCTGCGATATCCCAGTGATGCTGAAGCTGGCTTGTGCTGACACCTCGGGTCTGGAGCTGGTGGGGTTCATCAGTGTGGGCCTCATGCCCCTCAGCTGCTTCCTTCTCATTCTCTCCTCCTACAGCTGCATTGTCTGTTTCATCCTGCAGATCCGCTCTGCCAAGGGCCGACGTCACACCTTCTCCACCTGCAGTGCCCACCTCGCTGCCATCCTGCTTTTCTACATGCCAGTGGTGCTCATCTACCTATGGCCAACCCCAAGCCCCTGGATGGATGCAACAGTTCAGGTGATGAATAACCTGGTCACCCCCATGCTGAATCCCCTGATCTACAGCCTCAGGAATCAGGAGGTGAAATCTTCACTGAGGAAGGTGCTGCATAGGCTGGGCTTCCTTCCCGAGCAGTTGGAGAGAGAGATTGGTAGTTAA